Within Mycobacterium heckeshornense, the genomic segment CGGGCCAGGTTGAAGAACAATGCGACGTCCTCGCCCGCGAAACCGTCGATGTCCAACGGGAACGGGGGCCGCTCGAAGATCGGGGCATCCAACGTCAGGGTGTCGCCGGCGACGTTGGCCGCCAGCGTGTGCATCGCGTACTGCGGCTCGATCTCGGCGGTGATCCAGCGGATTTCGCCGTGTTCGATGTCGTCGCGGGGAACCAGCGCCAGGATCGTCGGTAGCTGCGGGTCCCAGCCATGCACCGGCAGGCCGCGCTGGATCCGGTCGGGGTCGAACACGAAACCCTGGAACGGCAACACCATCCACTGCGGTGTCAGCCACATGTCATGAACCTCGGAGCAATATGGCGCGTCCCACAGCTCGCGGGATACCACCGCGCCGTCCGGTCGCACCACATGGACGGTGACATAGGGCTTGCGGTTGCTGTAGGCCCAGCCGTAAAGCGTGCCGCTGGCGTGGTCCCACTTCGGGTGCGCCGTGAACGCCGCATCGCCATAGCCGGCCGGCTCGAAGATCCCGCGGGATAGCTGCGGTGACCACGGCACCACCCCGCGGGTTTCCAGGGTGATCGGATCCAACGCTATTGGCGGGCTGCCCTGTTCGCCCGACGCCAGGATCTCCCCGGCGAACGGGAAGCAGTTGATGTTGTTGGTGCCCTGCGGGATTCCGCGGGTGAACTCGTCACGTACCGCCGGACCGAAGCCGATGTTGCGCCAGTCGCGCCAATCCCCGTCGGCCCAGCAGAACATGCCGCGGCCAAAGCGGTCTTCCAGCACGTATTTGGGTGTGCGGATCCAGCGGTTGCGGAAATCGGCGCGCCCATTATCGAACGTCAGGCCTTGCACCATGCCGTCCATCGCCAGCAGCCCGTTGCCGCGCTGCTTCGTCGGCCGTTTGAACGTCGGGCCCACCCGGTAAAACCCGCCGGACAGCTCCTTGGGGATCTCGCCGAAGGTGGTGACGCAGTCCTCGACGGTCGCCTCGAACCGCATCGGCCGAAACGCGCCGGTGAGCACCGTCGTGTTCGGGACAGTGACCATCGACTTAGTATACTAAGTGGCGTGACAACGGCCAAGCCCGCTCGCGCGCCCGAGGTGGTAGCTGCCACCTTGCGCAGACGCATCCTGTCCGGCGAACTCGCACCGGGAGATTCGCTGCCCCCCGAGGCCGAGCTCGTCAGCCAGCTCGGGGTCAGCCGGGAGACCGTCCGCTTGGCGTTGCGGCTGCTCGCCGCCGAAGGACTCACCCGCACCAGCCAGGGGCGTGCCGGTGTGCGCATCCGCCATCCGGAACCCGAGCGGGTCGCCCGCTCGCTGGTGCAACTTCTCACCCTCACCGGCGCGACGTGGGGCGACCTGCTGGCGTTCCGGAAAATGCTGGAGCCCGCGGCGGCCGCCCACGTCGCCGAGCACGCCTCCCCCGCCGAACGGGCCGCCATCGCCGAGGTCGCCGAGCGTGGGATTGCCCCCGACGGCGCGGGCTATCACGAATTCCACGAACTGGTCGTGCGGGCCAGCGGAAACCCTATCCTCACAACGGTCCTGGCTGCCGTCGAACAAGCGGTCCGCTGGGCCGCGGCCGAACAAGACATCACCCAGTATGACCGCGAGGAAGCGGCCAGATCGCATCGCGCCATCGCCAGCGCGATCACCGCCGGCGACGCGCGTAAAGCCGAACACCGGATGCGCCAACACCTCGAGGCCGCTCTGCAACATGTGGAGGCGTCGGGACTGCTTGGGGCACCGATGATTCCGCCGTCGCGCTGGCGCGGCGATAATACCGACCTGCCCTGGCGGTAATCGATGGCCGAGCGCCGGGCCGCCGCGAGACAGAAGCTACGGTCGCGATTGGGCGACGATTACAGCCCTGACTTCTGCTTGGCGCGACTCACACGGTAAAGCCGAGAGCGCGAAGTTGCTCGCGACCGTCGTCGGTGATCTTGTCCGGCCCCCATGGCGGATTCCACACCCAGTTGATGCGCAAATCGTCGACCAGGCCCGCGCCGACCAGGGCGGTGCGCGACTGATCTTCGATGATGTCGGTCAGCGGACAGGCCGGCGAGGTGAGCGTCATGTCGATGAGCGCGACGGTCCCCTCGTCGGTTTGTTCCACGTCGAGCCCGTAAACTAATCCCAAGTCGACGACGTTGATGCCCAGCTCCGGGTCGACGACGTCGCGCATCGCCTCCTCGACGTCGGCGAGCAATTCGTCACTTGCCGATGCGGTTTCGCTCATCGTCAACCTCCTCGAAGTCCTGCATGGCTTGTGCCAGCGCGTCTTTGAACGCCATCCAGCCCAGCAACGCGCATTTCACCCGGGCCGGGTACTTGGCCACCCCGGCGAACGCGACACCGTCGCCGAGAACGTCCGGGTCCCCCTCCACGGTGCCACGGGACGACACCATCTCGGTGAACGCGGTGACGGTTTTCAGCGCCTGGCCCACGCTTTGGCCGATCACCTGTTCGGTGAGTACCGATGTCGACGCCTGGCTGATCGAACAACCTTGGCCGTCGTAGGAGACGTCGACGACCCGCTCTCCGTCGTCGGACAGCGCGACCCGCAGCGTGACCTCGTCGCCGCAGACCGGGTTGACGTGATGAACCTGCGCGCCGAACGGCTCGCGCAGGCCCCGATGCTGCGGATGCTTGTAGTGGTCGAGGATCACGTCCTGATAGATCTGCTCCAGGCGCACGATTAGGCTCCCCCGAAGAACTCCACCGCGCGACGGACGCCGGCTACCAGCCGGTCAACCTCCTCGAGGGTGTTGTATACCGCGAATGACGCCCGCGCGGTGGCCGCCAGACCAAAGCGGCGGTGCAGCGGCAACGCACAGTGGTGCCCGACGCGAACGGCAATGCCGTCGTCATCGAGCACCTGGCCAACGTCATGGGCATGCACCCCGTCGACCACGAAGGACACCGGCGACCCACGCTCGTGCATCGACATCGGCCCGATGATCCGCACCCCGCCGATGCCGGAGAGACCCTCGATCGCGGCGGCGGTCAACTGGCGTTCGTGGTTTTCCACGGCGTCCATGCCGATGTTGCCGAGGTAGCGTGCGGCCGCAGCCAAGCCGACGACCTGCGAGGTCATCGGGGTCCCGGCCTCGAACCGCTGCGGGGGCGGCGCGTAGGTGGTGGCCTGCATCGTCACGGTTTCGATCATCGAGCCGCCGGTCAAAAATGGCGGCATCTTCTCGAGTAGCCCGCGCCGGCCGTACAGCACGCCGATCCCGTTGGGACCCAGCATTTTATGACCGGAAAACGCGGCAAAATCGACGTCGAGACCATGCAGGTCGACCGGTTGATGCGGAACTGACTGGCAGGCGTCCAGCACCGTCAGCGCGCCCACCGCCTTTGCCCGGCCCACCAGCTCGGCCACCGGTGCCACTACGCCGGTCACATTCGAATGATGGGTGAAGGCAACCACTTTGACGCGCTCGTCGAGTTGCAAAGACTCGAGATCGATCCGCCCGTCGTCGGTCACCCCGTACCAGCGCAGGGTCGCCCCGCTGCGCCGGGCCAGTTCCTGCCATGGGATCAGGTTGGCGTGGTGTTCGAGCTCGGTGGTGACGATCACGTCGCCCGGACCGACCGCACCCTCAAACCTCGTGTCGCCCAGCACATAAGACACCAGGTTCAGCGCCTCGGTGGCGTTCTTAGTGAACACCAGTTCGTCGGCGTCGGCCCCGACGAACCCCGCGATGTCGGCGCGGCCCTGCTCGTAGGCGTCGGTGGCCTCCTCCATCAGCTGGTGCGCGCCCCGGTGCACCGCCCCGTTAGAGGTGACCAAGAACTCGCGCTCGGCGTCGAGAACTTGCACCGGGCGCTGCGACGTCGCACCGGAATCCAAGTACGCCAACTGCTTTCCGCCGCGCATCACGCGCTTGAGGATCGGGAAATCGGCGCGTATCGCGGTCAGGTCAAGCGGAGTCACCGACGTCACCATTGCTACACTCCCGTGGCCGCCGTCCGTGGCGATCGCAGCGCGTCGCCGCCATCGGTATGGGTGAATCGGACGTAACCGTTTTGATCCAGCTCGTCGGCCAGCTCCGGCCCACCGGATTCCACAATCCGCCCGCCGACGAACACGTGCACGAATTGCGGGCGGATGTAGCGCAGGATCCGGGTGTAGTGGGTGATCAACAGGATTCCGCCATGGACCTCTTCGGCGTAGCGGTTCACCCCGTCGCTGACCACGCGCAGCGCGTCGACGTCCAAACCGGAGTCGGTCTCGTCGAGGATCGCGATCTTGGGCTTCAGCAAGCCGAGTTGCAAGATCTCGTGACGCTTCTTCTCGCCACCGGAAAAGCCTTCGTTGACGCTGCGTTCGGCGAACGCCGGGTCGATGTCAAGGGCATCCATCGCCGATTTGACTTCCTTGACCCAGTGCCGCAGCTTCGGCGCCTCGCCGCGGATCGCGGTGGCAGCGCTGCGCAGGAAGTTCGACATCGACACCCCGGGGACCTCGACCGGGTACTGCATGGCCAGAAAGAGGCCCGCTCGCGCACGTTCGTCGATGCTCATGTCCAGCACGTTCTGACCGTCGAGCATGATCGAGCCGGACGTCACCTTGTACTTCGGATGCCCGGCGATGG encodes:
- a CDS encoding carotenoid oxygenase family protein is translated as MVTVPNTTVLTGAFRPMRFEATVEDCVTTFGEIPKELSGGFYRVGPTFKRPTKQRGNGLLAMDGMVQGLTFDNGRADFRNRWIRTPKYVLEDRFGRGMFCWADGDWRDWRNIGFGPAVRDEFTRGIPQGTNNINCFPFAGEILASGEQGSPPIALDPITLETRGVVPWSPQLSRGIFEPAGYGDAAFTAHPKWDHASGTLYGWAYSNRKPYVTVHVVRPDGAVVSRELWDAPYCSEVHDMWLTPQWMVLPFQGFVFDPDRIQRGLPVHGWDPQLPTILALVPRDDIEHGEIRWITAEIEPQYAMHTLAANVAGDTLTLDAPIFERPPFPLDIDGFAGEDVALFFNLARSTLGRWTVDLAAGSVKSELLDDRPCELPKVDERCYGRGHRWGYLIGGDAKGNGMRMHSLVVRDIDTGREQQYRLRHERPALVMEPTFVPRTPDAPEGDGYLMVPVSRWTENLGEYVIFDTDDITAGPVCRIEIPFLLGFTPHGHWMDFR
- a CDS encoding FadR/GntR family transcriptional regulator produces the protein MTTAKPARAPEVVAATLRRRILSGELAPGDSLPPEAELVSQLGVSRETVRLALRLLAAEGLTRTSQGRAGVRIRHPEPERVARSLVQLLTLTGATWGDLLAFRKMLEPAAAAHVAEHASPAERAAIAEVAERGIAPDGAGYHEFHELVVRASGNPILTTVLAAVEQAVRWAAAEQDITQYDREEAARSHRAIASAITAGDARKAEHRMRQHLEAALQHVEASGLLGAPMIPPSRWRGDNTDLPWR
- a CDS encoding metal-sulfur cluster assembly factor encodes the protein MSETASASDELLADVEEAMRDVVDPELGINVVDLGLVYGLDVEQTDEGTVALIDMTLTSPACPLTDIIEDQSRTALVGAGLVDDLRINWVWNPPWGPDKITDDGREQLRALGFTV
- the sufU gene encoding Fe-S cluster assembly sulfur transfer protein SufU, with amino-acid sequence MRLEQIYQDVILDHYKHPQHRGLREPFGAQVHHVNPVCGDEVTLRVALSDDGERVVDVSYDGQGCSISQASTSVLTEQVIGQSVGQALKTVTAFTEMVSSRGTVEGDPDVLGDGVAFAGVAKYPARVKCALLGWMAFKDALAQAMQDFEEVDDERNRIGK
- a CDS encoding cysteine desulfurase → MVTSVTPLDLTAIRADFPILKRVMRGGKQLAYLDSGATSQRPVQVLDAEREFLVTSNGAVHRGAHQLMEEATDAYEQGRADIAGFVGADADELVFTKNATEALNLVSYVLGDTRFEGAVGPGDVIVTTELEHHANLIPWQELARRSGATLRWYGVTDDGRIDLESLQLDERVKVVAFTHHSNVTGVVAPVAELVGRAKAVGALTVLDACQSVPHQPVDLHGLDVDFAAFSGHKMLGPNGIGVLYGRRGLLEKMPPFLTGGSMIETVTMQATTYAPPPQRFEAGTPMTSQVVGLAAAARYLGNIGMDAVENHERQLTAAAIEGLSGIGGVRIIGPMSMHERGSPVSFVVDGVHAHDVGQVLDDDGIAVRVGHHCALPLHRRFGLAATARASFAVYNTLEEVDRLVAGVRRAVEFFGGA
- the sufC gene encoding Fe-S cluster assembly ATPase SufC, with the protein product MTTLEIKDLHVSVADPSDAEREIRILNGVNLTVSSGETHAVMGPNGSGKSTLSYAIAGHPKYKVTSGSIMLDGQNVLDMSIDERARAGLFLAMQYPVEVPGVSMSNFLRSAATAIRGEAPKLRHWVKEVKSAMDALDIDPAFAERSVNEGFSGGEKKRHEILQLGLLKPKIAILDETDSGLDVDALRVVSDGVNRYAEEVHGGILLITHYTRILRYIRPQFVHVFVGGRIVESGGPELADELDQNGYVRFTHTDGGDALRSPRTAATGV